One Cellulomonas taurus genomic region harbors:
- a CDS encoding maltokinase N-terminal cap-like domain-containing protein: MSDRQVSHEPRDDALAALLGPWLPHRRWFPAKGTDARVSALGGTSLADPQAEADVRVLLLRVESGSGESVLQVPLTLRPAVDSPDAPDDPALLVGTLPDGTRVRDGAGDPAFLRAWLADAESDPDSPVRSDQLGDPRVISGEQSNTSVILPGAGPGGRTAMLKVFRGLSAGENPDVDVPRALARVGWEHVPRPLAWMSARWPDRQGVVHGHLEVLSAFVPGAQDGFELACEVAGRGESFADLSRELGEVIAQMHVALAKALPVDDDDATRDPDPTDAPTHSRAHSPAHPDPSDPTGVGPGTTVRDPELDAEVPEHGSAAEHGSPAAHDLARSLTERYAWAAGIVPQLAEYREAVHSLADRVRILTGLPDRQRVHGDLHLGQVLRGDDTWYVLDFEGEPLRPMSERTRPDQPLRDAAGMLRSFDYAAAVGSAPDAWTRVAREAFWAGYTAESSVLDPALAAVLLRTLELDKALYEAVYEARNRPDWLPIPLHGIERLLA, from the coding sequence ATGTCCGACCGACAGGTATCGCACGAGCCGCGCGACGACGCGTTGGCGGCGCTCCTGGGTCCCTGGCTGCCGCACCGCCGGTGGTTCCCGGCCAAGGGGACCGACGCCCGGGTGAGCGCCCTGGGCGGCACCAGCCTGGCGGACCCGCAGGCAGAGGCCGATGTCCGGGTGCTGCTGCTCCGGGTCGAGTCCGGCTCCGGTGAGTCGGTGCTCCAGGTGCCGCTCACCTTGCGCCCGGCGGTGGACAGTCCGGACGCCCCCGACGACCCGGCCCTGCTGGTCGGCACCCTGCCGGACGGCACCCGGGTCCGGGACGGTGCCGGTGACCCCGCGTTCCTGCGCGCCTGGCTGGCCGACGCCGAGTCCGACCCGGATTCCCCGGTGCGCTCCGACCAGCTCGGCGACCCGCGGGTGATCTCCGGTGAGCAGTCGAACACCTCGGTGATCCTGCCCGGGGCCGGCCCCGGCGGACGCACCGCCATGCTCAAGGTGTTCCGCGGCCTGTCCGCGGGCGAGAACCCGGACGTCGACGTCCCGCGCGCCCTGGCCCGGGTCGGGTGGGAGCACGTGCCCCGACCGCTGGCCTGGATGTCGGCCCGGTGGCCGGACCGACAGGGCGTGGTGCACGGCCACCTCGAGGTGCTCAGCGCCTTCGTCCCCGGTGCTCAGGACGGCTTCGAGCTCGCCTGCGAGGTGGCCGGTCGCGGTGAGTCCTTCGCCGACCTGTCCCGGGAACTCGGCGAGGTGATCGCCCAGATGCACGTCGCACTGGCCAAGGCCCTCCCGGTCGACGACGACGACGCCACCCGGGACCCCGATCCGACCGACGCCCCGACGCACTCCCGTGCGCACTCCCCCGCGCACCCCGACCCGAGCGACCCCACCGGCGTCGGCCCCGGGACCACCGTCCGCGACCCCGAGCTGGACGCCGAGGTGCCGGAGCACGGCTCCGCCGCCGAGCACGGGTCACCGGCCGCCCACGACCTGGCCCGGTCCCTGACCGAGCGCTATGCCTGGGCCGCGGGCATCGTCCCCCAGCTCGCCGAATACCGGGAGGCGGTGCACTCGCTCGCCGACCGGGTGCGGATCCTCACCGGGCTGCCCGATCGGCAGCGCGTCCACGGTGACCTGCACCTGGGTCAGGTGCTGCGCGGCGACGACACCTGGTACGTCCTGGACTTCGAGGGCGAACCACTGCGGCCGATGTCCGAGCGCACCCGTCCCGACCAGCCGCTGCGCGACGCCGCCGGGATGCTGCGCTCCTTCGACTACGCCGCCGCCGTCGGCAGCGCACCCGATGCCTGGACCCGGGTCGCCCGGGAGGCGTTCTGGGCCGGCTACACCGCCGAGTCCTCCGTCCTCGACCCGGCGCTCGCCGCCGTGCTGCTGCGCACCCTGGAGCTCGACAAGGCGCTGTACGAGGCGGTCTACGAGGCGCGCAACCGCCCCGACTGGCTGCCGATCCCGCTGCACGGCATCGAGCGCCTGCTCGCCTGA
- a CDS encoding alpha-1,4-glucan--maltose-1-phosphate maltosyltransferase yields MGRIPVVDVSPVVEAGRWPAKAAVGEAVPIQATVFREGHDAVAATAVLVDPDGRDHAKALMVDIAPGLDRYEARLVPDRPGRWGFRVEGWSDPYGTWSHGAPLKVEAGVDVELMLAEGARLLERAAEPLVGAAATTLTDAATALRDGARPAQARLAAGLTDAVRAVLAEHPVRELLSASPTYPLVVDRTLALSGAWYEIFPRSIGARYDEATGAWSSGTLRTAAEDLPRIADLGFDVVYLTPIHPIGTTHRKGRNNTLETRPGDPGSPYAIGSPDGGHDAIDPTLGTFEDFDAFVARAKDLGMEIALDLALQCSPDHPWVTEHPEWFTTRLDGTIAYAENPPKKYQDIYPLNFDNDPEGIYAAVRAVLQVWIDHGVTAFRVDNPHTKPLSFWERLLADIRAAHPEVVFLSEAFTRPAMMLNLARIGFHQSYTYFTWRNTKEELAEYLTEVSGEHGSWMRPSFWPTTHDILTPFMQTGGAAGFAIRAVLAALGSPTWGIYTGYELVEDVPRPGVEEQIDNEKYEFKPRDWSQAEPIGIAALLRDLNTIRRAHPALRQLRNLTVHPTSDPNLLAFSRHLPADLSPTGRADTVLVVVNLDPHGAHDGTLDLDLHALGITDAESRFVAHDVLSQEVYAWDAHPWVRLDPYQRVAHVIQVERV; encoded by the coding sequence ATGGGCAGGATCCCGGTGGTGGACGTCTCCCCCGTGGTGGAGGCCGGACGCTGGCCCGCGAAGGCGGCGGTCGGCGAGGCGGTGCCGATCCAGGCCACCGTGTTCCGCGAGGGGCACGACGCCGTGGCCGCCACCGCCGTCCTGGTCGACCCGGACGGCCGTGACCACGCGAAGGCCCTGATGGTCGACATCGCCCCGGGCCTGGACCGCTACGAGGCACGGCTGGTCCCGGACCGGCCGGGTCGCTGGGGATTCCGGGTCGAGGGCTGGTCCGACCCGTACGGCACCTGGTCGCATGGCGCGCCGCTGAAGGTGGAGGCCGGGGTCGACGTCGAGCTGATGCTCGCGGAGGGCGCCCGGCTGCTGGAACGCGCGGCCGAGCCGCTGGTCGGTGCCGCCGCGACCACCCTGACCGATGCCGCGACCGCGCTGCGTGACGGTGCCCGACCGGCCCAGGCCCGCCTCGCTGCCGGGTTGACCGACGCCGTGCGCGCCGTGCTGGCCGAGCACCCGGTGCGCGAGCTGCTCAGCGCCTCGCCGACCTACCCGCTGGTGGTCGACCGCACCCTGGCCCTGTCCGGCGCCTGGTACGAGATCTTCCCGCGCTCGATCGGCGCCCGTTATGACGAGGCCACCGGCGCGTGGAGCTCCGGCACCCTGCGCACCGCCGCGGAGGACCTGCCCCGGATCGCCGACCTCGGCTTCGACGTGGTCTACCTGACCCCGATCCACCCGATCGGCACCACCCACCGCAAGGGCCGCAACAACACCCTCGAGACCCGCCCCGGCGACCCGGGTTCGCCCTACGCCATCGGGTCGCCCGACGGCGGTCACGACGCCATCGACCCCACCCTGGGCACCTTCGAGGACTTCGACGCGTTCGTCGCGCGGGCCAAGGACCTGGGGATGGAGATCGCCCTCGACCTGGCGCTGCAGTGCTCCCCCGACCACCCCTGGGTCACCGAGCACCCGGAGTGGTTCACCACCCGGCTGGACGGCACCATCGCCTACGCCGAGAACCCGCCGAAGAAGTACCAGGACATCTACCCGCTGAACTTCGACAACGACCCGGAGGGCATCTACGCCGCCGTCCGGGCCGTCCTGCAGGTGTGGATCGACCACGGCGTGACCGCCTTCCGGGTGGACAACCCGCACACCAAGCCGCTGAGCTTCTGGGAGCGCCTGCTCGCCGACATCCGGGCCGCCCACCCCGAGGTGGTCTTCCTCTCCGAGGCGTTCACCCGTCCGGCCATGATGCTCAACCTGGCCCGGATCGGCTTCCACCAGTCGTACACCTACTTCACCTGGCGCAACACCAAGGAGGAGCTGGCCGAGTACCTCACCGAGGTCTCCGGCGAGCACGGTTCCTGGATGCGGCCGAGCTTCTGGCCGACCACCCACGACATCCTCACCCCGTTCATGCAGACCGGCGGCGCCGCCGGCTTCGCGATCCGCGCGGTGCTGGCAGCCCTCGGCTCCCCGACCTGGGGGATCTACACCGGCTACGAGCTGGTCGAGGACGTTCCCCGCCCCGGTGTCGAGGAGCAGATCGACAACGAGAAGTACGAGTTCAAGCCGCGGGACTGGTCGCAGGCCGAGCCGATCGGCATCGCCGCCCTGCTGCGCGACCTCAACACGATCCGACGCGCGCACCCGGCCCTGCGCCAGCTGCGCAATCTCACCGTGCACCCGACCAGCGACCCGAACCTGCTGGCCTTCTCCCGACACCTGCCCGCCGACCTGTCCCCCACCGGGCGCGCCGACACCGTGCTGGTGGTGGTCAACCTCGACCCGCACGGCGCGCACGACGGCACCCTGGACCTCGACCTGCACGCACTCGGCATCACCGACGCCGAGTCCCGGTTCGTGGCCCACGACGTGCTCTCCCAGGAGGTCTACGCCTGGGACGCCCACCCCTGGGTCCGGCTCGATCCCTACCAGCGGGTGGCGCACGTCATCCAGGTCGAGCGGGTGTGA
- the glgB gene encoding 1,4-alpha-glucan branching protein GlgB has protein sequence MSRGPSPVTVDPDTLRAVAAGTHHEPHAVLGPHRTPNGVVVRTLRPLADAVVIVTPTGRTPAEHEQDGIWTAVLPDSDVPDYRIEVTYGADTSTVDDPYRFLPTIGELDRHLISEGRHEQLWQVLGANVQHYPGALGPVDGTAFAVWAPNARAVRVVGDFNHWQGASHAMRSLGSSGVWELFVPGVGAGARYKFEVIGPDGHARQKADPLAKGTEVPPSTASVVVESEYTWSDDAWLARRAATDPHAGPVSIYEVHLGSWRKGLSYRDLATQLTEYVVEMGFTHVEFLPVAEHPFGGSWGYQVTSYYAPTSRFGHPNDFRHLVDTLHQAGIGVIIDWVPAHFPKDEWALARFDGTPLYEHPDPMRGEQLDWGTYVFDFGRSEVRNFLVANATYWLEEFHADGLRVDAVASMLYLDYSREPGQWRPNVHGGRENLEAIAFLQEANATAYRRTPGVMMIAEESTAWPGVTAPTDNGGLGFGLKWNMGWMNDTLRYLAEQPINRRYHHHEATFSLVYAFSEHFVLPLSHDEVVHGKGSIMRKMPGDDWQQRAGVRALLGYQWSHPGKQLLFMGTEFAQGTEWAESRSLDWYLLDHPEHRGVQAVVRDLNALYRRHPALWALDHSPQGFEWIDANDADHNVLAYLRRDDKGDVVAVVVNFSGVPHEGYRLALPQGGTWTEALNTDATEYGGSGVGNLGQVEARPEPYHGRAFSTVLRVPPLGVLFLTPA, from the coding sequence ATGAGCCGCGGACCGTCGCCCGTCACCGTCGACCCGGACACGCTGCGCGCCGTCGCGGCCGGGACCCACCATGAGCCCCACGCCGTCCTCGGGCCGCACCGCACCCCGAATGGCGTGGTGGTGCGGACCCTGCGCCCGCTCGCCGACGCGGTGGTGATCGTCACCCCGACCGGGCGCACCCCGGCCGAGCACGAGCAGGACGGGATCTGGACCGCCGTGCTGCCGGACAGCGACGTGCCGGACTACCGGATCGAGGTCACCTACGGTGCCGACACCAGCACCGTCGACGACCCGTACCGCTTCCTGCCCACCATCGGCGAGCTCGACCGGCACCTGATCTCCGAGGGTCGGCACGAGCAGCTGTGGCAGGTGCTCGGCGCCAACGTCCAGCACTACCCCGGAGCGCTGGGCCCGGTCGACGGCACCGCCTTCGCGGTCTGGGCACCCAACGCCCGCGCCGTCCGGGTGGTCGGCGACTTCAACCACTGGCAGGGCGCCTCCCACGCCATGCGGTCCCTCGGCAGCTCCGGGGTGTGGGAGCTGTTCGTCCCCGGCGTCGGCGCCGGTGCCCGGTACAAGTTCGAGGTGATCGGCCCGGACGGCCACGCCCGCCAGAAGGCCGACCCGCTCGCCAAGGGCACCGAGGTGCCGCCGTCGACCGCCTCCGTGGTCGTGGAGTCCGAGTACACCTGGTCCGACGACGCATGGCTCGCCCGCCGAGCCGCCACCGACCCGCACGCCGGACCGGTCAGCATCTACGAGGTGCACCTCGGGTCCTGGCGCAAGGGCCTGTCCTACCGCGACCTGGCGACCCAGCTCACCGAGTACGTGGTCGAGATGGGCTTCACGCACGTCGAGTTCCTTCCGGTGGCCGAGCACCCGTTCGGCGGCTCCTGGGGCTACCAGGTCACCTCGTACTACGCGCCGACCTCCCGCTTCGGGCACCCGAACGACTTCCGCCACCTGGTCGACACCCTGCATCAGGCCGGCATCGGGGTGATCATCGACTGGGTCCCAGCGCACTTCCCCAAGGACGAGTGGGCGTTGGCCCGGTTCGACGGCACCCCGCTCTACGAGCACCCCGACCCGATGCGCGGCGAGCAGCTCGACTGGGGCACCTACGTCTTCGACTTCGGTCGCAGCGAGGTGCGGAACTTCCTGGTCGCCAACGCCACCTACTGGCTGGAGGAGTTCCACGCCGACGGTCTGCGCGTCGATGCCGTCGCGTCCATGCTCTACCTCGACTACTCCCGCGAGCCCGGGCAGTGGCGCCCGAACGTGCACGGCGGACGCGAGAACCTGGAGGCGATCGCCTTCCTGCAGGAGGCCAACGCCACCGCCTACCGCCGCACCCCCGGCGTCATGATGATCGCCGAGGAGTCCACCGCCTGGCCCGGCGTCACCGCGCCCACCGACAACGGCGGACTCGGCTTCGGTCTCAAGTGGAACATGGGCTGGATGAACGACACGCTCCGCTACCTGGCGGAGCAGCCGATCAACCGTCGCTACCACCACCACGAAGCCACGTTCTCACTGGTGTACGCCTTCTCCGAGCACTTCGTCCTGCCGCTGTCCCACGACGAGGTCGTGCACGGCAAGGGATCGATCATGCGCAAGATGCCCGGGGACGACTGGCAACAGCGCGCCGGTGTCCGGGCGCTGCTCGGTTACCAGTGGTCCCATCCCGGCAAGCAACTGCTGTTCATGGGCACCGAGTTCGCGCAGGGCACCGAGTGGGCCGAATCCCGCTCCCTCGACTGGTACCTGCTCGACCACCCCGAGCACCGCGGTGTCCAGGCGGTCGTCCGTGACCTGAACGCCCTCTACCGTCGCCATCCCGCGCTCTGGGCACTCGATCACTCACCGCAGGGCTTCGAGTGGATCGATGCCAACGACGCCGACCACAACGTGCTGGCCTATCTCCGGCGCGACGACAAGGGCGACGTGGTGGCCGTGGTGGTCAACTTCTCCGGTGTCCCGCACGAGGGCTACCGGCTCGCGCTCCCCCAGGGCGGCACCTGGACCGAAGCGTTGAACACCGACGCCACCGAGTACGGCGGATCCGGTGTCGGCAATCTCGGCCAGGTCGAGGCCCGCCCCGAGCCGTACCACGGTCGCGCGTTCTCCACTGTGCTGCGCGTGCCGCCGCTCGGCGTCCTCTTCCTCACCCCCGCCTGA
- a CDS encoding tetratricopeptide repeat protein — translation MSQNPAGDPRFNMRGAVDLSSLARPATPAPGSPGGLPAPGPWVVDVDTEGFPALVQSSTGHPVIVLLWASWSEASTALATTLGTLIGEYGGRLQLARIDADANPQVAAAFQSQSVPTVVAVLAGQPLPLFQGAPDAAQIKDVLDQVLQAAEANGITGSAPGGEGAPATAPEPEEPPLPPLHQAAYDAIEADDFPAATAAYEQALRENPKDDLARAGLAQVGLLTRTRGVDLAAVRKAAADAPTDIDAQLAVADVDVLGGQIEDAFARLIDTIRTTFGPDRERLRTRLVDLFEVVGADDPRVQDARRALASALY, via the coding sequence ATGAGCCAGAACCCGGCCGGGGACCCCCGGTTCAACATGCGGGGTGCGGTCGACCTGTCGAGCCTGGCCCGTCCGGCCACCCCGGCACCCGGCAGCCCCGGTGGCCTTCCGGCACCCGGCCCGTGGGTGGTGGACGTCGACACCGAGGGCTTCCCCGCGCTGGTCCAGTCGTCCACCGGTCACCCGGTGATCGTGCTGTTGTGGGCGTCCTGGAGCGAGGCCAGCACGGCCCTGGCCACGACCCTCGGCACACTGATCGGGGAGTACGGCGGCCGTCTGCAGCTCGCGCGGATCGACGCCGACGCCAACCCGCAGGTGGCAGCGGCCTTCCAGAGCCAGTCGGTGCCCACCGTGGTCGCGGTGCTCGCGGGGCAGCCGCTGCCGCTGTTCCAGGGCGCACCCGACGCGGCCCAGATCAAGGACGTGCTGGACCAGGTGCTCCAAGCCGCGGAGGCCAACGGCATCACCGGTTCCGCGCCGGGCGGCGAGGGTGCCCCGGCCACCGCGCCCGAACCGGAGGAGCCGCCGCTGCCCCCGCTGCACCAGGCGGCGTACGACGCCATCGAGGCCGACGACTTCCCGGCCGCGACCGCCGCCTACGAGCAGGCCCTGCGAGAGAACCCCAAGGACGACCTGGCACGGGCGGGACTGGCGCAGGTCGGTCTGCTCACCAGGACCCGTGGTGTCGACCTCGCCGCCGTGCGCAAGGCGGCCGCCGACGCCCCGACCGACATCGACGCGCAGCTCGCCGTGGCAGACGTGGACGTGCTCGGCGGTCAGATCGAGGACGCCTTCGCGCGCCTGATCGACACGATCCGCACCACCTTCGGCCCCGACCGGGAGCGACTGCGCACCCGGTTGGTCGACCTGTTCGAGGTGGTCGGCGCCGACGACCCGCGGGTGCAGGACGCGCGACGCGCCCTCGCGAGCGCACTGTACTGA
- the treS gene encoding maltose alpha-D-glucosyltransferase, whose protein sequence is MAPASDSGAPSTQAIAISALPPRRQPEVPERTEVSGLSDDPEWYRTAVFYEVMIRSFSDSSGAGSGDLRGLTERLDYLHWLGVDCLWLPPFFPSPLRDGGYDVADFTAVASQYGSIEDFTALIQAAHDRGIRVVVDLVMNHTSDQHPWFQASRSDPDGPYGDFYVWSDDNTRYPDARIIFVDTESSNWTFDPVRRQYFWHRFFSHQPDLNFDNPRVAEAMIDVARFWLRLGVDGFRLDAVPYLFERDGTNGENLQETHQFLRRLRAAIDEEFPGRIMLAEANQWPEDVVEYFGTEAEPECHMCFHFPVMPRIFYALRDQRATAIVDILADTPRIPAGAQWSTFLRNHDELTLEMVSTEERASMYGWYAPDSRMRANIGIRRRLAPLLDDSRKEIELAHSLLLSLPGSPCLYYGDEIGMGDNIWLPDRDAVRTPMQWTPDRNAGFSTADPGKLYLPVNQSLVHHYNNVNVEAQLAQSTSLLHWVRGMLAVRRRYPALGRGDYQAVAADNEAVLAFTRDDGHQRLLVVANLASTARSATITAPALAGRTLRDVFGGGDFPAVSEDGTLTLTLGSRDFYWLAVQ, encoded by the coding sequence GTGGCCCCGGCCTCCGACTCGGGCGCGCCGAGCACCCAGGCGATCGCGATCTCCGCGCTGCCGCCCCGCCGCCAGCCCGAGGTGCCGGAACGCACCGAGGTCAGCGGGCTGTCCGACGACCCGGAGTGGTACCGCACCGCGGTGTTCTACGAGGTGATGATCCGGTCGTTCTCCGACTCCTCCGGCGCCGGGTCCGGTGACCTGCGCGGGCTGACCGAGCGCCTGGACTACCTGCACTGGCTGGGCGTCGACTGCCTGTGGCTGCCGCCGTTCTTCCCCTCGCCCCTGCGGGACGGCGGTTACGACGTCGCAGACTTCACCGCCGTGGCCTCGCAGTACGGCAGCATCGAGGACTTCACCGCACTGATCCAGGCGGCGCACGACCGGGGCATCCGGGTGGTGGTCGACCTGGTGATGAACCACACCAGCGACCAGCACCCGTGGTTCCAGGCGTCCCGCTCCGACCCGGACGGCCCCTACGGCGACTTCTACGTCTGGAGCGACGACAACACCCGCTACCCGGACGCCCGGATCATCTTCGTGGACACCGAGTCCTCGAACTGGACCTTCGACCCGGTGCGCCGGCAGTACTTCTGGCACCGGTTCTTCAGCCACCAGCCCGATCTGAACTTCGACAACCCCCGGGTCGCCGAGGCGATGATCGACGTCGCCCGGTTCTGGCTCCGGCTCGGGGTGGACGGCTTCCGCCTGGACGCGGTGCCGTACCTGTTCGAACGGGACGGCACCAACGGGGAGAACCTGCAGGAGACGCACCAGTTCCTGCGCCGGCTGCGGGCGGCGATCGACGAGGAGTTCCCCGGCCGGATCATGCTGGCCGAGGCGAACCAGTGGCCGGAGGACGTGGTCGAGTACTTCGGCACCGAGGCCGAGCCCGAGTGCCACATGTGCTTCCACTTCCCCGTGATGCCGCGGATCTTCTACGCCCTGCGCGACCAGCGGGCCACCGCCATCGTCGACATCCTGGCCGACACCCCCCGGATCCCCGCCGGTGCCCAGTGGAGCACCTTCCTGCGCAACCACGACGAGCTCACCCTGGAGATGGTCTCCACCGAGGAGCGCGCCTCGATGTACGGCTGGTACGCGCCGGACTCCCGGATGCGCGCGAACATCGGCATCCGCCGTCGGCTCGCGCCCCTGCTGGACGACTCGCGCAAGGAGATCGAACTCGCCCACTCGCTGCTGCTCTCCCTGCCCGGCAGCCCCTGCCTGTACTACGGCGACGAGATCGGCATGGGCGACAACATCTGGCTGCCCGACCGGGACGCCGTCCGCACCCCGATGCAGTGGACCCCGGACCGGAACGCCGGGTTCTCCACCGCCGACCCCGGCAAGCTGTACCTGCCGGTGAACCAGTCGTTGGTGCACCACTACAACAACGTGAACGTCGAGGCGCAGCTCGCCCAGAGCACCTCGCTGCTGCACTGGGTGCGCGGCATGCTCGCCGTGCGCCGCCGCTACCCCGCCCTGGGCCGCGGCGACTACCAGGCGGTGGCAGCCGACAACGAGGCAGTGCTCGCCTTCACCCGGGACGACGGTCACCAGCGGCTGTTGGTGGTGGCCAACCTCGCGTCCACCGCCCGGTCGGCGACGATCACCGCCCCCGCCCTGGCCGGCCGCACCCTGCGGGACGTCTTCGGTGGCGGCGACTTCCCCGCGGTGTCCGAGGACGGGACCCTGACCCTGACCCTCGGGTCGCGCGACTTCTACTGGCTGGCGGTGCAGTGA